In one Dreissena polymorpha isolate Duluth1 chromosome 7, UMN_Dpol_1.0, whole genome shotgun sequence genomic region, the following are encoded:
- the LOC127837091 gene encoding uncharacterized protein LOC127837091 isoform X1: MLTILKNICMSGDLTVVENKSPWLPITDDERKNMEYIERFLHSPSFDNGPGYMADVMLPSDETAGIFGGSDPEAIFDFITIRSMHERYGNIETPRGKIGRHDRITYENEAIYQNEAEFETFVQQFPIDDSIAECFATTDGDADKLDNKYVSGGKRPQISTTYSKMKKRFGKKSADDISLMSEEDPRSRDLKRSKKYGGVFSKRHKWRGFVSSTNKNTSSISKQAPHHTRHTEDFSKPDMQVRSLSSTINAEVHHIDSSASDSQITSFSETLAHAHSLSSGTNTNELEAESTTSGSVFEDEFDALLHGNTTDMISRIEDLPPDQVLKLRDQRGNTLLHRSMLVGNPDLVKYVLEKFPEMTSDINAENETAVEMAAKHGQFDCLKVMLERSHRRHALGPALGPAMLNRLLNVCAQHGQAECLYLLLNSVTREPHSACALPGDVRGNTAAHLAAKHGHVQCLHTLVACGYDVTSENLLQQRPLHVAHQSRSHVCFEYLLLLNMCARMWALLHAQTRLNASLLEQNASCRASIDHVTKCLRKYEHFCKDTEQSLSDTKQDVLHTMRGLHDRLTSLSDVTTLDADAGEQLRGQLAELTSEIELIEDTFDFSPLADLHASLRKLDASLVEALSSVTERTSNDRTYPPTTDEVATQTLCGLLKDIHREYILENWNTEHLYEKYLSNTGLGVPGFFDVGATSNFTSSNVKSFNVTSSKVASNTFENPAEACSTKSGQAEEQSVKAAKKNTDLSKSLEKCDLARKKQTANTDSGTSENSASAVHSTKRDAPEDCVRRTHTKDQNSYKQFKNDTKEDIDHEEIDINKLDKSDDKNQNGEGYATDLLNDPTERPFTKLLSLDERIDLLIAGERRKEREIDGSIHTSSGSLQSSHSMDPPSTFTSVTSHTSGASDWYNKLALTSLETAANDYVTNNEVSRDATSDTTSYWWDVEERGYANEDGMLSAMYADNIRRRVHVHCDNASSSYDDLRRQRIASHLKAVQQTRFTSDNYRERITTSSGEVMGGFDTPPEVGPQRRVHVDVSGALRNRDQSKQARGNQKPGKPRLFTLEDAIDATSEGEADFRYSYKRPRDQVLSVRWEDMSMTDDDDRGPLSWIERELGGLGSRSSGSDTISVEYAAQSFV, translated from the exons ATGTTGACCATCCTTAAAAACATATGCATGTCAGGGGACCTTACTGTTGTTGAAAACAAATCACCGTGGTTACCGATTACTGACGACGAACGTAAAAATATGGAATACATAGAAAG GTTTCTCCACTCACCATCGTTCGACAACGGCCCCGGTTATATGGCGGACGTAATGTTGCCTAGCGACGAAACAGCCGGAATCTTTGGTGGCTCCGACCCGGAAGCAATATTCG ACTTCATCACCATTCGATCCATGCATGAACGCTATGGAAACATTGAAACTCCACGCGGAAAAATCGGCCGCCATGACAGGATCACTTATGAAAACGAGGCTATCTACCAAAACGAGGCGGAATTCGAAACTTTTGTTCAGCAGTTCCCCATCGATGACTCGATAGCAGAATGTTTTGCCACAACGGACGGAGACGCGGATAAACTCGATAACAAATACGTGTCT GGAGGTAAACGACCTCAGATCTCCACCACGTACAGCAAAATGAAGAAACGGTTCGGTAAAAAGTCAGCAGACGACATCAGTCTTATGTCAGAAGAAGATCCGAGATCACGTGATTTGAAACGATCCAAGAAATATGGCGGTGTTTTTAGCAAGCGTCATAAATGGCGGGGTTTTGTATCGTCAACAAATAAGAATACAAGTTCAATAAGCAAACAAGCACCACATCATACAAGACATACGGAAGACTTTTCTAAACCGGACATGCAAGTCCGTAGTTTATCCTCGACGATAAATGCCGAGGTTCACCACATTGACAGTTCCGCGAGTGATTCGCAGATAACGTCATTTTCGGAAACTCTAGCGCATGCGCACAGTTTGTCGTCTGGAACAAATACTAACGAGCTAGAGGCAGAATCGACGACATCGGGCAGCGTCTTCGAGGACGAGTTTGATGCTCTGCTGCACGGCAACACCACAGACATG ATTTCAAGAATAGAGGATCTTCCGCCCGATCAAGTTCTCAAACTTCGCGACCAACGTGGTAACACGCTACTTCATCGCAGCATGCTCGTAGGAAATCCGGATCTAGTCAAATATGTCCTGGAAAAATTCCCGGAAATGACGTCGGATATCAACGCCGAAAACGAGACAGCGGTGGAAATGGCAGCGAAG CATGGCCAGTTTGACTGTCTCAAGGTGATGTTGGAGCGGTCTCATAGACGCCACGCGCTCGGTCCCGCGCTCGGTCCCGCCATGTTGAATCGTCTGCTCAACGTCTGCGCGCAGCACGGACAG GCGGAGTGTTTATATCTTCTGCTGAATTCTGTGACACGTGAGCCACACAGCGCATGCGCACTTCCGGGTGACGTGCGCGGTAACACTGCCGCGCATCTGGCGGCAAAACATGGACATGTCCAGTGTTTACAC ACTCTCGTGGCATGTGGCTATGACGTCACTTCCGAGAACCTTCTCCAGCAGCGGCCCCTGCACGTGGCCCATCAGAGCAGAAGTCATGTGTGCTTCGAATACCTACTACTGCTGAACATGTGCGCACGCATGTGGGCTTTATTGCACGCGCAGACGAGACTCAACGCCAG TCTTCTGGAACAGAACGCCAGCTGTCGAGCTTCTATAGACCACGTGACAAAGTGTCTGAGAAAATACGAACACTTTTGTAAAG ACACTGAACAGAGTCTGTCGGACACTAAACAGGACGTCCTTCATACCATGCGAGGTTTACACGACCGTTTGACGTCACTTTCTGACGTCACAACGCTGGACGCGGACGCGGGTGAACAACTCAG GGGCCAGTTGGCGGAACTGACGTCAGAGATTGAGCTCATCGAGGATACGTTCGATTTCTCGCCGCTTGCCGATCTGCACGCCTCTTTGCGGAAGTTGGACGCCTCACTGGTGGAAGCGTTATCCAGCGTCACCGAGAGGACGTCAAACGACCGGACTTACCCGCCCACCACTGACGAGGTGGCAACACAAACGTTATG CGGGCTTTTGAAGGACATCCACAGAGAATACATTTTGGAGAACTGGAACACGGAACATTTGTACGAGAAATATCTTTCGAACACCGGTCTTGGCGTCCCGGGCTTCTTTGACGTGGGTGCAACGTCAAACTTTACGTCATCAAACGTGAAATCATTTAATGTAACGTCATCAAAAGTTGCATCAAACACTTTTGAGAATCCAGCTGAAGCATGTTCCACCAAATCAGGACAGGCAGAAGAACAAAGTGTCAAGGCAGCAAAAAAGAACACAGATTTATCTAAGTCATTAGAAAAATGTGATTTAGCGCGAAAGAAACAGACTGCTAATACTGATTCTGGTACGTCTGAAAACTCGGCGTCAGCAGTTCATTCAACAAAACGCGATGCTCCCGAAGATTGTGTGAGAAGAACGCATACAAAGGATCAGAATTCGTATAAACAGTTCAAAAACGATACGAAGGAGGACATCGATCATGAAGaaattgatataaataaattagACAAAAGTGACGATAAAAATCAGAATGGCGAAGGCTATGCGACAGACCTACTCAATGACCCAACGGAGAGACCTTTCACGAAGCTCCTTTCCCTGGACGAAAGAATCGATCTTTTGATAGCTGGCGAAAGAAGGAAGGAGCGAGAAATTGACGGGAGCATTCACACGTCGAGCGGAAGCCTGCAGTCGTCGCACTCCATGGATCCGCCGTCCACGTTTACGTCGGTGACCTCACACACATCCGGGGCATCAGACTGGTACAACAAGCTCGCGTTAACCAGTCTGGAGACCGCAGCGAACGATTACGTCACCAACAACGAGGTGTCACGTGACGCGACGAGTGACACGACATCGTACTGGTGGGATGTGGAGGAAAGAGGATACGCAAACGAAGACGGTATGCTGTCAGCGATGTACGCCGACAACATCCGTCGACGTGTACACGTGCATTGTGACAACGCCTCTTCGTCATACGACGATCTCCGTCGACAGAGGATCGCTAGTCACCTTAAAGCCGTCCAGCAAACTAG GTTTACATCGGACAACTACCGCGAAAGAATAACTACGTCATCAGGTGAGGTCATGGGAGGCTTCGACACTCCGCCGGAAGTGGGACCGCAGCGCCGTGTTCATGTCGACGTCTCTGGTGCTTTGAGAAACAGAGACC
- the LOC127837091 gene encoding uncharacterized protein LOC127837091 isoform X2, translating to MADVMLPSDETAGIFGGSDPEAIFDFITIRSMHERYGNIETPRGKIGRHDRITYENEAIYQNEAEFETFVQQFPIDDSIAECFATTDGDADKLDNKYVSGGKRPQISTTYSKMKKRFGKKSADDISLMSEEDPRSRDLKRSKKYGGVFSKRHKWRGFVSSTNKNTSSISKQAPHHTRHTEDFSKPDMQVRSLSSTINAEVHHIDSSASDSQITSFSETLAHAHSLSSGTNTNELEAESTTSGSVFEDEFDALLHGNTTDMISRIEDLPPDQVLKLRDQRGNTLLHRSMLVGNPDLVKYVLEKFPEMTSDINAENETAVEMAAKHGQFDCLKVMLERSHRRHALGPALGPAMLNRLLNVCAQHGQAECLYLLLNSVTREPHSACALPGDVRGNTAAHLAAKHGHVQCLHTLVACGYDVTSENLLQQRPLHVAHQSRSHVCFEYLLLLNMCARMWALLHAQTRLNASLLEQNASCRASIDHVTKCLRKYEHFCKDTEQSLSDTKQDVLHTMRGLHDRLTSLSDVTTLDADAGEQLRGQLAELTSEIELIEDTFDFSPLADLHASLRKLDASLVEALSSVTERTSNDRTYPPTTDEVATQTLCGLLKDIHREYILENWNTEHLYEKYLSNTGLGVPGFFDVGATSNFTSSNVKSFNVTSSKVASNTFENPAEACSTKSGQAEEQSVKAAKKNTDLSKSLEKCDLARKKQTANTDSGTSENSASAVHSTKRDAPEDCVRRTHTKDQNSYKQFKNDTKEDIDHEEIDINKLDKSDDKNQNGEGYATDLLNDPTERPFTKLLSLDERIDLLIAGERRKEREIDGSIHTSSGSLQSSHSMDPPSTFTSVTSHTSGASDWYNKLALTSLETAANDYVTNNEVSRDATSDTTSYWWDVEERGYANEDGMLSAMYADNIRRRVHVHCDNASSSYDDLRRQRIASHLKAVQQTRFTSDNYRERITTSSGEVMGGFDTPPEVGPQRRVHVDVSGALRNRDQSKQARGNQKPGKPRLFTLEDAIDATSEGEADFRYSYKRPRDQVLSVRWEDMSMTDDDDRGPLSWIERELGGLGSRSSGSDTISVEYAAQSFV from the exons ATGGCGGACGTAATGTTGCCTAGCGACGAAACAGCCGGAATCTTTGGTGGCTCCGACCCGGAAGCAATATTCG ACTTCATCACCATTCGATCCATGCATGAACGCTATGGAAACATTGAAACTCCACGCGGAAAAATCGGCCGCCATGACAGGATCACTTATGAAAACGAGGCTATCTACCAAAACGAGGCGGAATTCGAAACTTTTGTTCAGCAGTTCCCCATCGATGACTCGATAGCAGAATGTTTTGCCACAACGGACGGAGACGCGGATAAACTCGATAACAAATACGTGTCT GGAGGTAAACGACCTCAGATCTCCACCACGTACAGCAAAATGAAGAAACGGTTCGGTAAAAAGTCAGCAGACGACATCAGTCTTATGTCAGAAGAAGATCCGAGATCACGTGATTTGAAACGATCCAAGAAATATGGCGGTGTTTTTAGCAAGCGTCATAAATGGCGGGGTTTTGTATCGTCAACAAATAAGAATACAAGTTCAATAAGCAAACAAGCACCACATCATACAAGACATACGGAAGACTTTTCTAAACCGGACATGCAAGTCCGTAGTTTATCCTCGACGATAAATGCCGAGGTTCACCACATTGACAGTTCCGCGAGTGATTCGCAGATAACGTCATTTTCGGAAACTCTAGCGCATGCGCACAGTTTGTCGTCTGGAACAAATACTAACGAGCTAGAGGCAGAATCGACGACATCGGGCAGCGTCTTCGAGGACGAGTTTGATGCTCTGCTGCACGGCAACACCACAGACATG ATTTCAAGAATAGAGGATCTTCCGCCCGATCAAGTTCTCAAACTTCGCGACCAACGTGGTAACACGCTACTTCATCGCAGCATGCTCGTAGGAAATCCGGATCTAGTCAAATATGTCCTGGAAAAATTCCCGGAAATGACGTCGGATATCAACGCCGAAAACGAGACAGCGGTGGAAATGGCAGCGAAG CATGGCCAGTTTGACTGTCTCAAGGTGATGTTGGAGCGGTCTCATAGACGCCACGCGCTCGGTCCCGCGCTCGGTCCCGCCATGTTGAATCGTCTGCTCAACGTCTGCGCGCAGCACGGACAG GCGGAGTGTTTATATCTTCTGCTGAATTCTGTGACACGTGAGCCACACAGCGCATGCGCACTTCCGGGTGACGTGCGCGGTAACACTGCCGCGCATCTGGCGGCAAAACATGGACATGTCCAGTGTTTACAC ACTCTCGTGGCATGTGGCTATGACGTCACTTCCGAGAACCTTCTCCAGCAGCGGCCCCTGCACGTGGCCCATCAGAGCAGAAGTCATGTGTGCTTCGAATACCTACTACTGCTGAACATGTGCGCACGCATGTGGGCTTTATTGCACGCGCAGACGAGACTCAACGCCAG TCTTCTGGAACAGAACGCCAGCTGTCGAGCTTCTATAGACCACGTGACAAAGTGTCTGAGAAAATACGAACACTTTTGTAAAG ACACTGAACAGAGTCTGTCGGACACTAAACAGGACGTCCTTCATACCATGCGAGGTTTACACGACCGTTTGACGTCACTTTCTGACGTCACAACGCTGGACGCGGACGCGGGTGAACAACTCAG GGGCCAGTTGGCGGAACTGACGTCAGAGATTGAGCTCATCGAGGATACGTTCGATTTCTCGCCGCTTGCCGATCTGCACGCCTCTTTGCGGAAGTTGGACGCCTCACTGGTGGAAGCGTTATCCAGCGTCACCGAGAGGACGTCAAACGACCGGACTTACCCGCCCACCACTGACGAGGTGGCAACACAAACGTTATG CGGGCTTTTGAAGGACATCCACAGAGAATACATTTTGGAGAACTGGAACACGGAACATTTGTACGAGAAATATCTTTCGAACACCGGTCTTGGCGTCCCGGGCTTCTTTGACGTGGGTGCAACGTCAAACTTTACGTCATCAAACGTGAAATCATTTAATGTAACGTCATCAAAAGTTGCATCAAACACTTTTGAGAATCCAGCTGAAGCATGTTCCACCAAATCAGGACAGGCAGAAGAACAAAGTGTCAAGGCAGCAAAAAAGAACACAGATTTATCTAAGTCATTAGAAAAATGTGATTTAGCGCGAAAGAAACAGACTGCTAATACTGATTCTGGTACGTCTGAAAACTCGGCGTCAGCAGTTCATTCAACAAAACGCGATGCTCCCGAAGATTGTGTGAGAAGAACGCATACAAAGGATCAGAATTCGTATAAACAGTTCAAAAACGATACGAAGGAGGACATCGATCATGAAGaaattgatataaataaattagACAAAAGTGACGATAAAAATCAGAATGGCGAAGGCTATGCGACAGACCTACTCAATGACCCAACGGAGAGACCTTTCACGAAGCTCCTTTCCCTGGACGAAAGAATCGATCTTTTGATAGCTGGCGAAAGAAGGAAGGAGCGAGAAATTGACGGGAGCATTCACACGTCGAGCGGAAGCCTGCAGTCGTCGCACTCCATGGATCCGCCGTCCACGTTTACGTCGGTGACCTCACACACATCCGGGGCATCAGACTGGTACAACAAGCTCGCGTTAACCAGTCTGGAGACCGCAGCGAACGATTACGTCACCAACAACGAGGTGTCACGTGACGCGACGAGTGACACGACATCGTACTGGTGGGATGTGGAGGAAAGAGGATACGCAAACGAAGACGGTATGCTGTCAGCGATGTACGCCGACAACATCCGTCGACGTGTACACGTGCATTGTGACAACGCCTCTTCGTCATACGACGATCTCCGTCGACAGAGGATCGCTAGTCACCTTAAAGCCGTCCAGCAAACTAG GTTTACATCGGACAACTACCGCGAAAGAATAACTACGTCATCAGGTGAGGTCATGGGAGGCTTCGACACTCCGCCGGAAGTGGGACCGCAGCGCCGTGTTCATGTCGACGTCTCTGGTGCTTTGAGAAACAGAGACC